The genomic DNA ttatgtgctaacccccgtgttatgggcttcgtgtaggtatcctcgattcgcggaaattcgacagttgaccggttctgcaaatttcgccgcatgcactgtgaccggaaaagtctccgaattgggccgaggttttggctagccccccattgtcagacgtcccgagcgcgtccccgaagtcggaatcggcaaaggtaaacccgaacctagtttttacgtaattttctagtgcttaaataggattaaaaatccataaaatattcgtggtagcttagaaaattacgattctttttgcaatagcttagtaatattgctaaggaccgcgtggcaaagttttataatttttagagcttgtttgggcagtttttgcaaaaatgatcaataataaggactaaattgaaattttgcgtattgtgatggatgattgatttgatgggcccaggaggggctgtgtgatatgattgaactgttgatgtatggattgtgagtatagaagtgcgtttttagccctttgcgttgggtaggtcctaggtatagggagactctgggATTTTCACGACTtatgacgtaattggtctttttctttgtttgtattgagtcgattgtattaaataaatgtaatatgattgtcgggtgagcgatgccttcttcctccgcccaccgccacagtaatttgtcgtcaagtctgtgagtaaaatattaattttaattataattttgatattattatatgttcagcatgcccatgcatcacttatatgcatatatttatttagttaaactctaggcacgaattatattgcattcataactgttaatgtgccatgaatgttgttgtggtaatttggagcggtgcgtgcgttggcgtgcgtgtgatgtggtgtggactatggatagggccaggcgatccacggcttgagtaattgggacccgatccttcgaggggtagtcacggcttgagtaattcaggaccctcgatttggttattaagtggaagtccgagcttgagtaattgcacgttggatttaagagagtgtatagggatcactcccatatgttatgattgatactacagggtgtgtgagtgctccaaattaccttttgatgttatgatgtgaaaatgttgtgtatgttgcatttcactctacaaagttgcattagtttgagatagttatagagattatagttaagattgatattttactctgagtcgaacgctcactctgttcaaaaatttttacagccacagaggatattttgttcaggttaactcgcctttttacctcgcaggttgtttatcaatattgtgtaattttaattactcctagaatttccgcatgtgttagcagtaattatttgaaattggtctgtaatattatattcatgttggacctgtaaacttaatattttaagtctgtttgatggattggatgagggagctgagctcccatttattattatgttgatgagtatgtggagggtgagctgagctccccaatggattgtttattgtgtttacagatcgggtgagtcgaaaactccccgttggaaagtccattttatggccggactctgtccgtttgttttcttgatattgggcccaaatgggccttagagttgggttaatgaatagttaaggcttactacgggcctcgggggctttaggctggcccaggtcctagtgccggtccggcccataggttgggtcgtgacacttacCAACTTATATACATGAATACACACACACCAAATAACTCGATAAAAAATTACATAAcacaaaatacaatttaaaagtttgacaatataaataaataacataaatagagaaaagaaaaaaaaaagttatatgtATCTACCGTTATAGTCCTGGGGTAACTTATTTTGtagaaaagaataaaaaaaaattctataataACCATCATCTAAATAGCTCCAAGAATCATTTGGATAAATTCATATTTCGCATCTTCATTCTTTAAGctgaaaaaattatattaatttacaaaTTATATATACAAATTTTATTAGGTCATAGCAAGCAaaagaaatttatatatatatatatatatatatatatatataaattttttacaaCTCATAATAGAATAAATAAgataaaaattcatatttttcaCATCTAAAAAATTTATAGTCTTACTTATATGATTGAAGAAAAAAATAGTACATTCTTTTTGTCATAGGAGATGAAGAGTTTTTTTGATATAAAGAGacaaaaacataaaataaattgAGAATAAATAGGAAATTGATATATAACTAGTGTGTTTAGCTTCTATTAACCTACCCACCTCAAGGTTAACATTTAACCTCTACCTCTAAAAAGAGGTTAAAtgttaatgaaattaaaaattaacctATTCACTTTAAAGCATTAAAACaacattaaaaattataaaattaattattattcccGTACCAAACATATCCTAAACGTATTAGAGATGTATATttatctaattttaatttaaatctaataggttaaattttttctaaattattttaataaaattattaatttaaaaaattactaatGATTCCACCTTAACAATATTAGAATTGTGAGATTTCGATTTTGAATCATAATCAAAACTAATTTTAcccatatatatatagatatataatttaatattattttttattttttaattttttaaaataaatttaatattaaatatattaaattattttataatttttaattatatgactaaatagcatattaattatataatatttttttaatttttaattatatatatacacattaattaaaaattatataattaaaaaatatgtaaaatataatataaaattctttttaaagaatatatttttaatattgatattattattttaatattaatattattattttgattattattttcaaattggaaatgtaaatttatatttttttttatttcaaaattaacATAAAAATGTTATAATTTTAAGTGTAAAACTCCATatctaaaatgaaattaaaactaaaattgaaatgaaaaggaACGGAAACTATAACTGGAACTGTACTAAGATTGATTAAACTGaataatatgattcaaatctgattcttaaaatttaaagaacCAATATCAGCAAGAACAGAACTGAAGACCCTTAGCTGGTAGTCTCAAAGCTGAACCTTTAGCATATCGGTCGAGATTGAACAGGGACTGAACTTTAGAAGAATACAGGAAGGCGCCCAGTTTTTGGTTGAAAAtggttttatgattttttttaacattttgggTTCTGTTAAAGTCGAATTTTTTGTTCAAATGATGGTTTTAGAGCCTATGCAGCGTTGGTTTATCGAGTTTCCTGTCCACATTTTTCAGGTACATTTTGCTTCCTGTTGCAGCTTTTCAGATTATGAGAGAAATGCGGGTTTGTTGGGACTTTTGGGTTTGTAAATTTGCAGGCTCTTTTTCTTGTGTGCTGATGTCTGAAGTCACTGCCGTATAGTGTTcttcgtttttttttttaaatccttaTTTAATTAATGATCATGTACTATTCATACTGGAAAATAATTAAAGGACATTTATTAGCAGGCCGTATACTTCttaaaaaatttttcattcacgagaattaattaatttcccttttatttagatttatttatcaaataaataataaaaatatgcagaagaaaaataataaaaatagaataCTGCTAAGCAAAAAAGTAGGATACAGTCTTGAATAATAACCGTTATTTCTTCCTCTATATTTTTGTGGTTCAATGCCCTTGTGGAaaggaaaaaaagagaaaaaaaagaagtGAGTCCCAGAATCCTTGAAACCTGTCAAACATTAGCATCAGCAGCATTTTTCATCACCTTGAATGGTTTGCACAGGTTCATTGGATTGAGAAACGGGCGTCCTAACCAGATATATGGATATGTAGAAttataaaattgaattgaaaagttgtgtttcttgtctatatttttgtgttctgtgtatatatatatatatatatatatatatatttgtgaaAAGCTCGAGGTTTAAGAGAAATGGCAGGTGGAGAAGCACCAGGTGCAAGAGAACTTGACCAGACACCCACATGGGCAGTCTCGGCAGTTTGTGCTGCTATTGTTATGATCTCTATCATCCTGGAGAAGGTTCTTCATTGGATTGGAGAggttatttacttattttaaattttaaacataGACTTTCAGTTTCAAATATATTTGGGTggcatttctttttctttcaagAACATGAATAATTTGTTGGTTGATCTTATGGATTTGGATTGATACCTTAAAGGAatcagcattttttttttttaacttatattcATTCTGTCGTTATACAACAGACATGCATGGTGAAATCATTGATTCCCTCTCTATTCGTTTTTGTCAAAATACTTCTTGTTTACATCAACCATAACCAATTTACGTTTTGTATTTGTTGTTTGAAGTTGGGTTAAGATTTGACGATTAAActtccctttttttcttttattttcattttatacaAGAATGAAACATTGATTTCATTACGCTTTCTTTTTTCTTGAACATGAGAAATTCTTTAAAGGGGTAAGATTGCTAGAATGATAATTTTTAAaggtttgtatttaatgaaaattGATTGTAAAAATACAATTGTGAGATGCTCGAGCAAGGCTGAATTTGTCATTTATTAGAACGATGTAATTTGTTTAAATGTCTGGTTTCTCAAGATTTCTGAATCCCTGCAAAAAGAAAGGAGTTTGCCTCATTTTAGCTTCATCTTTTTAACAGGCCTTCATTTTcagcttttctttttttctctataGTTAATCTCTTTCTATATGCACGTACTTATTCTGCTGGCTTTGTCTCTCAGTGGTTTCAAGAAAGACACAAGAAAGCTCTATATGAAGCTCTTGACAAAGTTAAAGGCGGTACTTCTCATTTTTTGTTTTCTCCTAGTATTTATTTTGGTTCTCTATCAACTTAATAGAGTTTATGTGAATTTCAAGTGATCAATATGCACTTTCTGGTTAATTTTTTGCAGAGCTTATGGTTTTAGGATTTATATCCTTGCTCCTGACATTCAGTCAGAACTACGTTTCCCAAATCTGTATTAAAGAAAGTTATGCAGACACAATGTTACCTTGCCCCAAAAAGGGCATGAAAGATGAACATGAATCTGCCTCTGGCAATGAGGAACATCATCGCAGGCTTCTATGGTATGACCGCAGATTTTTAGGTGGCGATAGCAAAGTTAAAGGATGCAAAATGGTAAGCCTATCTTTTTAGGACTTTGTATTGATCATTGAATCAGCAGCATAGAAGTTTAGTGGCAAACCAAAAGCAAAGTGAAGTTTTTCTGGGGGTAGAAGCTAtttctgcaaaaaaaaaaaaaaaagcatgatAGCACCTGAAATTGTTTCTTTCTGTAATTCCAGGGATATGTACCACTCATATCTGTGAATGGACTGCATCAGTTGCACATCTTCATATTCTTTTTAGCAGTTTTTCATGTAATCTACAGTGCCATAACAATGATGCTTGGAAGATTAAAGGTGGTGTGCACACGCTGTATTTTTTACATTAATAGTTCTgttcatttatttagttttatCATTTGGCTTATTACAAATGGAGTAGCAGATTCAAGTATCATATGGCTATATGCTCAAGACAGCAACTTTCTCACATTGTGATTCTCTCCGGTACATCAGCATTTTCTGATTGTATTCAGTTAACACAAATTTATGAGCCTCTTCTTCTGTGCAGATCCGTGGATGGAAGGATTGGGAAAGAGAGAATTGCAAGGTTCATGATGCCATGAATGGTATTTTATTTGGAAGTTAACAGATCAAGTGATCAATACTCCTGTGCTGTGCTGAGATCCATTATTTTACTACTATTGAAGTGCCTTATTTTTTGGCACTGaatttggaatgtgttaaattctaCAGATCCAACAAGATTCAGGCTCACTCATGAGACATCTTTTGTAAAAAGCCACACAAGTTTCTGGACGAAAACGCCTGCCCTCTTTTACATTGTAAGGTTTTACAAGGTTTAACTTTCCTGTTCATATCAGTTCTTGAATATTTAATCTTTGCAGGTGTGCTTCTATCAACAATTCTTTAGATCTGTTACAAAAGCTGACTACCTGACCATGAGACATGGATTTGTTTCTGTAAGTTTCAACAAAATGTAAAAATTTAACCAGTGTATTGCAACATTTATGATTTGTCAATTAacagatttattcataaaaggttcatttaacaCCTGCAAGTAAGTTCGACTTTCAAAAATACATCAAAAGATCATTAGAAGATGACTTCAAGGTCGTTGTCGGTATAAGGTAAAAATAATGAAATCTTTGTCTTTTACAACTCGCGGATAGCAaggtaaaatttattgaaatgatgcatgaattattaattttatgtgCTTTTGGCAGTCCATTACTGTGGGCTTCTGTAGTGCTCTTTCTGCTTTTCAATGTTCATGGTTAGTCCTTTTAAATTCCTTTTAGCATTTACCTCTGTTTTCAATTTCTGCATTCAAACTTGACCAGAGTATCAAATTGCTTGGTTGTCTTTCAGGATGGCAGGCTACGTCCTGGTTTTCTGGACTTCCTCTTTTTGTAAGACATTTTCCATAAAAGATTCATTGGTAATGTTTGTTAATATTTTAGGAGATGAAAGATTAACCAGTGGTTTGATTGAAGGTAATCTTAGCAGTTGGAACAAAGCTTCAAGCAATTATAACACAAATGGCACTTGAAATTCAAGAAAGGCATGCTGTAGTCCAAGGAATACCACTTGTGCAAGTCTCTGACAGGAATTTTTGGTTTAGTTGGCCTCAGCTAGTCCTTTATCTCATCCACTTTGTCCTGTTTCAGGTATGAGTTGAGTTGCATACTAAATTATGAACAAACTATGATTTCTAGGATTTTCTGACAAAAATTGTTTGTATGTGCAGAATGCATTCGAGCTAACATATTTCCTTTGGATATGGGTAATGATCTAATCACTTTTCCCTGttgtaattttctttaaatttcttgaATGGATCAGTGTAATGACAGTTTCTCTTGCTGCAGTATGAGTTCGGGTTGAAATCTTGTTTTCACGAGAATATAACTCTTGTATACATAAGAGTTGCTTTAGGGTAAGTCAGATTCTCCTTTGTGTAGAGGGATCATGTGCCCTGAAATCAGAATTGCTAATGGACAAAGGTTTTTAATGGAATTTACAGTGTAGGGGCCCAGTTTCTCTGTAGCTACATTACGCTTCCACTCTATGCCCTAGTTACTCAGGTATGATATTTTTCAGATGGAACCATTGATGATGGAACTCACATGAATCAGTGGCCCAAATGCACTCCTCTTTCTAGATTTTATGTGAACCTTCACAATTAAATGAAAGAAAacaatttttcaaagattgaggtGTGTTTTGATATGCATTTGGAAAATTTAGATGGGATCAACCATGAAGAGATCAATCTTTGATGAACAAACTTCCAAGGCGT from Hevea brasiliensis isolate MT/VB/25A 57/8 unplaced genomic scaffold, ASM3005281v1 Scaf626, whole genome shotgun sequence includes the following:
- the LOC110654314 gene encoding MLO-like protein 9: MAGGEAPGARELDQTPTWAVSAVCAAIVMISIILEKVLHWIGEWFQERHKKALYEALDKVKGELMVLGFISLLLTFSQNYVSQICIKESYADTMLPCPKKGMKDEHESASGNEEHHRRLLWYDRRFLGGDSKVKGCKMGYVPLISVNGLHQLHIFIFFLAVFHVIYSAITMMLGRLKIRGWKDWERENCKVHDAMNDPTRFRLTHETSFVKSHTSFWTKTPALFYIVCFYQQFFRSVTKADYLTMRHGFVSVHLTPASKFDFQKYIKRSLEDDFKVVVGISPLLWASVVLFLLFNVHGWQATSWFSGLPLFVILAVGTKLQAIITQMALEIQERHAVVQGIPLVQVSDRNFWFSWPQLVLYLIHFVLFQNAFELTYFLWIWYEFGLKSCFHENITLVYIRVALGVGAQFLCSYITLPLYALVTQMGSTMKRSIFDEQTSKALKQWHKKAVKKHQDGKPEHVATRTLGGSPGDSPPPEPELMADVEADESANIMATVDIDGDQQNPNPYAQHDLLS